In the genome of Deltaproteobacteria bacterium, one region contains:
- a CDS encoding ABC transporter ATP-binding protein, producing MLKVDRINVFYGDVHVLWDLSLYVSAGEIVTIIGPNGAGKSTLLKSVVNLLKPAKGGKEQGKISFQGQDLARLSPEDTVRLGMAIVPEGSRVFPDMTVLDNLLMGSYTEPARSQRQGTLQEVFGLFPRLEERIQQKARTLSGGERQMLAIGRALMSRPTLLLMDEPSLGLQPLLVVKTFETVKEINRRGMAILLVEQNVQFSLEISNRVYVLENGRIALEGKASDLLQSEHIKKYYLAL from the coding sequence ATGCTAAAGGTTGACCGGATCAACGTTTTTTACGGGGATGTCCATGTTTTGTGGGATTTGTCACTCTATGTTTCAGCCGGAGAAATCGTAACCATCATCGGGCCCAACGGCGCGGGAAAAAGTACGCTTTTAAAGAGTGTTGTCAACCTCTTGAAGCCAGCCAAAGGAGGGAAGGAACAGGGAAAAATTTCCTTCCAGGGTCAGGACCTGGCCAGGCTTTCTCCCGAGGATACGGTACGCCTGGGGATGGCCATCGTTCCTGAAGGGTCGCGTGTTTTTCCTGATATGACCGTCCTGGATAACCTGTTAATGGGTTCTTACACCGAACCTGCCAGATCCCAGAGGCAAGGAACTCTGCAAGAAGTTTTCGGGCTCTTCCCCAGACTGGAAGAACGTATTCAGCAGAAAGCCAGAACTTTAAGTGGAGGGGAACGCCAAATGCTGGCCATTGGCAGGGCGCTCATGTCCCGGCCGACTCTTTTGCTCATGGATGAACCTTCCCTTGGTCTGCAACCACTCTTAGTGGTTAAAACTTTTGAGACCGTAAAAGAAATCAATCGCCGGGGAATGGCTATTCTTCTGGTCGAACAAAACGTGCAGTTTTCACTAGAAATCAGCAACCGGGTTTATGTCCTGGAAAACGGAAGAATCGCTTTAGAAGGCAAGGCTAGCGATCTATTGCAAAGCGAGCACATCAAGAAATATTACCTGGCTCTGTGA
- a CDS encoding ABC transporter ATP-binding protein → EILFQEKSIVHIPPHEICRLGIAKTSQITMPFGTMSVYENILVAALYGQNLGMAKAHVAAERILTVVDLHKQRDEPAGKIPVPSRRRLELGRALATGAKVLLLDEVMAGLTPAEIEQALLLLKRLSTQTTLILVEHVMQAVMGISDRVLVIHHGEKIAEGTPTEVAGRPEVIEAYLGKRYT, encoded by the coding sequence GGGAAATTCTTTTCCAAGAAAAATCGATCGTCCATATTCCCCCCCACGAAATCTGCCGCCTGGGAATTGCCAAAACATCCCAGATTACCATGCCCTTCGGCACCATGTCGGTATATGAAAATATCCTCGTGGCGGCCCTTTATGGACAAAATCTGGGAATGGCCAAAGCGCATGTTGCCGCGGAGCGGATATTAACGGTTGTAGACCTGCATAAGCAGCGGGATGAGCCAGCAGGGAAAATCCCTGTACCCTCACGGAGACGGCTGGAATTAGGCCGGGCCCTAGCTACGGGGGCAAAGGTTTTACTCCTTGATGAAGTGATGGCCGGTCTTACTCCGGCCGAAATCGAACAAGCCTTGCTGCTTTTAAAACGCCTGAGCACCCAAACCACACTCATTTTGGTCGAGCATGTCATGCAAGCGGTCATGGGAATTTCCGATCGGGTGCTGGTCATCCACCACGGGGAGAAAATTGCCGAAGGCACTCCCACCGAGGTGGCGGGAAGGCCGGAAGTAATCGAAGCGTATCTAGGGAAACGGTATACCTAA